A genomic window from Salvelinus namaycush isolate Seneca chromosome 21, SaNama_1.0, whole genome shotgun sequence includes:
- the LOC120066164 gene encoding interleukin-1 receptor-associated kinase 4-like isoform X1, protein MSNTITSATFIRNLNYGVRRKLSDLLDPQDNWKDVIVSIHKPTGEPRYSQQHLRRFEAVVLQGRSPTMELLNDWGTSNSTVGELVDILMSHRLMAAASIMLPDAINNPRPAVPQPPDSPRDKEMVGNSDAATRPLGRTEAQTKEQPPPDSTSEPQEDQEPNGTAGFLRLSFHELKKITGNFDERPVSDGGSRLGEGGFGTVYKGLINGKPVAVKKLHSMEDISLEELSVQFIQEVQTLMVLKHENLVDMVGFSRDGHHPCLVYAYMSNGSLLDRLACLDGSPPLSWHRRCLIAVGTARGLDYLHSNHHVHRDVKSGNILLDELLVPKISDFGLTRASATRSSATVMTERIVGTTAYMANEALRGEITPKSDIYSFGVVLLEILSGLPPVDENRDPKFLMEMKDEIDEEEMALEDFVDKKMTDWDLPLVERTYFLASDCLSDKKNKRPLMEEVLTELEDVVKSISLEQLGPQSEA, encoded by the exons ATGAGCAACACAATAACATCGGCTACATTTATTCGAAACCTCAACTATGGGGTTCGACGAAAACTGTCTGACTTATTGGACcctcaagacaactggaaagaCGTTATTGTTTCAATACATAAACCCACAGGGGAGCCGAGGTACTCTCAGCAACATCTAAG GCGATTTGAAGCAGTAGTTTTACAGGGAAGAAGTCCTACCATGGAGCTACTGAATGACTGGGGGACATCTAACAGCACCGTGGGAGAGTTAGTGGACATTCTGATGAGCCACAGGTTAATGGCTGCAGCCAGTATTATGCTACCAG ATGCAATCAACAACCCCCGTCCAGCAGTCCCCCAGCCACCTGATTCTCCCAGAGACAAAGAGATGGTAGGCAACAGCGATGCTGCAACAAGACCCCTGGGGAGGACAGAGGCACAGACAAAGGAACAGCCACCACCAGACAGCACCTCAGAGCCACAGGAGGATCAGGAACCCAATGGCACTGCAG GTTTTCTCAGGCTTTCTTTCCATGAGCTGAAGAAGATAACTGGTAATTTTGACGAGAGGCCAGTGAGTGACGGTGGGAGCAGACTTGGTGAGGGAGGCTTTGGAACGGTCTACAAAGGCCTCATCAATGGCAAACCTGTGGCAGTGAAGAAACTACACTCA ATGGAAGACATCTCACTTGAAGAGCTGAGCGTTCAGTTCATTCAAGAGGTCCAAACTCTTATGGT GTTGAAACATGAAAACCTAGTAGACATGGTTGGCTTTTCACGTGATGGCCATCACCCCTGTTTGGTGTATGCTTACATGTCCAATGGTTCATTGCTAGATCGTCTGGCTTGCTTG GATGGTAGCCCTCCTCTTTCCTGGCACAGGAGATGTTTGATCGCTGTGGGAACAGCCAGAGGCTTAGATTATTTGCACAGCAACCACCATGTCCACAGAGATGTCAAGAG TGGTAATATTTTGCTGGATGAATTGCTTGTGCCGAAGATCTCCGATTTTGGGCTGACCCGAGCCTCAGCCACGCGATCGTCAGCGACAGTGATGACAGAGAGGATTGTGGGTACAACAGCATACATGGCAAACGAGGCACTCAGGGGCGAGATCACTCCCAAATCTGACATCTACAGTTTTGGAGTG GTGTTGCTAGAAATATTGTCTGGACTCCCGCCAGTCGATGAAAACCGTGATCCCAAGTTCCTG ATGGAGATGAAAGACGAGATTGACGAGGAGGAGATGGCCCTGGAGGACTTTGTGGACAAGAAGATGACAGACTGGGACCTGCCATTGGTGGAGAGGACCTACTTCTTAGCGAGCGACTGTCTCAGTGACAAGAAGAACAAACGGCCACTGATGGAAGAG gtcctgacagagcttgaagatgtTGTCAAAAGCATTTCACTGGAACAGCTGGGACCCCAGAGTGAAGCATAG
- the LOC120066164 gene encoding interleukin-1 receptor-associated kinase 4-like isoform X2, with protein sequence MSNTITSATFIRNLNYGVRRKLSDLLDPQDNWKDVIVSIHKPTGEPRYSQQHLRRFEAVVLQGRSPTMELLNDWGTSNSTVGELVDILMSHRLMAAASIMLPDAINNPRPAVPQPPDSPRDKEMVGNSDAATRPLGRTEAQTKEQPPPDSTSEPQEDQEPNGTAGFLRLSFHELKKITGNFDERPVSDGGSRLGEGGFGTVYKGLINGKPVAVKKLHSMEDISLEELSVQFIQEVQTLMVLKHENLVDMVGFSRDGHHPCLVYAYMSNGSLLDRLACLDGSPPLSWHRRCLIAVGTARGLDYLHSNHHVHRDVKSGNILLDELLVPKISDFGLTRASATRSSATVMTERIVGTTAYMANEALRGEITPKSDIYSFGVVLLEILSGLPPVDENRDPKFLMEMKDEIDEEEMALEDFVDKKMTDWDLPLVERTYFLASDCLSDKKNKRPLMEEVVW encoded by the exons ATGAGCAACACAATAACATCGGCTACATTTATTCGAAACCTCAACTATGGGGTTCGACGAAAACTGTCTGACTTATTGGACcctcaagacaactggaaagaCGTTATTGTTTCAATACATAAACCCACAGGGGAGCCGAGGTACTCTCAGCAACATCTAAG GCGATTTGAAGCAGTAGTTTTACAGGGAAGAAGTCCTACCATGGAGCTACTGAATGACTGGGGGACATCTAACAGCACCGTGGGAGAGTTAGTGGACATTCTGATGAGCCACAGGTTAATGGCTGCAGCCAGTATTATGCTACCAG ATGCAATCAACAACCCCCGTCCAGCAGTCCCCCAGCCACCTGATTCTCCCAGAGACAAAGAGATGGTAGGCAACAGCGATGCTGCAACAAGACCCCTGGGGAGGACAGAGGCACAGACAAAGGAACAGCCACCACCAGACAGCACCTCAGAGCCACAGGAGGATCAGGAACCCAATGGCACTGCAG GTTTTCTCAGGCTTTCTTTCCATGAGCTGAAGAAGATAACTGGTAATTTTGACGAGAGGCCAGTGAGTGACGGTGGGAGCAGACTTGGTGAGGGAGGCTTTGGAACGGTCTACAAAGGCCTCATCAATGGCAAACCTGTGGCAGTGAAGAAACTACACTCA ATGGAAGACATCTCACTTGAAGAGCTGAGCGTTCAGTTCATTCAAGAGGTCCAAACTCTTATGGT GTTGAAACATGAAAACCTAGTAGACATGGTTGGCTTTTCACGTGATGGCCATCACCCCTGTTTGGTGTATGCTTACATGTCCAATGGTTCATTGCTAGATCGTCTGGCTTGCTTG GATGGTAGCCCTCCTCTTTCCTGGCACAGGAGATGTTTGATCGCTGTGGGAACAGCCAGAGGCTTAGATTATTTGCACAGCAACCACCATGTCCACAGAGATGTCAAGAG TGGTAATATTTTGCTGGATGAATTGCTTGTGCCGAAGATCTCCGATTTTGGGCTGACCCGAGCCTCAGCCACGCGATCGTCAGCGACAGTGATGACAGAGAGGATTGTGGGTACAACAGCATACATGGCAAACGAGGCACTCAGGGGCGAGATCACTCCCAAATCTGACATCTACAGTTTTGGAGTG GTGTTGCTAGAAATATTGTCTGGACTCCCGCCAGTCGATGAAAACCGTGATCCCAAGTTCCTG ATGGAGATGAAAGACGAGATTGACGAGGAGGAGATGGCCCTGGAGGACTTTGTGGACAAGAAGATGACAGACTGGGACCTGCCATTGGTGGAGAGGACCTACTTCTTAGCGAGCGACTGTCTCAGTGACAAGAAGAACAAACGGCCACTGATGGAAGAG GTGGTCTGGTGA